A window of the Listeria swaminathanii genome harbors these coding sequences:
- a CDS encoding M20/M25/M40 family metallo-hydrolase codes for MIANVKKYFTELIQIPSVSGKEKAILTYIKKHLTKLDIPYSLDENYGLIARIPATREKFPTIFFCSHVDTHPTAAAPVFQIEQDVFTATNGTSLGADDKAAVAAMLAAIDYFCTEKTPHGEIEFIFTTKEELGMIGMRLFPEEKITAAYGYCLDAPGEVGSYQLQASTLVTMEFTIASSDATQMSPISIARMALHATRPGRIDRENKWEIQSFSGGINDENEQDAQLEVLFTSAASFRKALLHIQTIRERFAQTCEKYGAILTHDTKLIYEGYHIRSKHPLMNIFQKAAKKRSLETHEILLEGGTDANVLNEKGVPTMLLSAGYENAHTDKETISVRQLEKLTQLVIDLAESAKNEKILLRKLN; via the coding sequence ATGATAGCCAATGTTAAAAAATATTTTACCGAATTAATCCAAATCCCATCCGTTTCTGGGAAAGAAAAAGCTATTTTAACTTACATAAAAAAACATTTAACCAAATTAGATATTCCCTATAGTTTAGACGAAAATTATGGCTTGATTGCGCGAATTCCGGCAACTAGAGAAAAATTTCCAACAATATTTTTCTGCAGTCATGTCGATACGCATCCAACTGCCGCCGCGCCTGTTTTTCAAATCGAGCAAGATGTATTTACTGCTACAAATGGGACTTCTTTAGGCGCAGATGATAAAGCAGCTGTTGCAGCCATGTTAGCGGCAATTGATTATTTTTGCACCGAAAAAACACCACACGGGGAAATTGAATTCATTTTTACAACAAAAGAGGAACTCGGAATGATCGGGATGCGGTTGTTTCCGGAAGAAAAAATTACAGCTGCATACGGATATTGTTTAGATGCGCCAGGCGAAGTAGGCAGTTATCAATTGCAAGCAAGTACGCTAGTTACGATGGAATTTACGATTGCGAGTTCTGATGCTACGCAAATGTCACCAATTTCCATTGCTAGAATGGCGCTACATGCAACACGACCAGGCCGAATTGACCGAGAAAATAAATGGGAAATTCAGTCGTTTTCTGGTGGGATAAATGATGAAAATGAGCAAGATGCCCAATTAGAAGTTCTGTTTACTTCAGCGGCTAGTTTTCGTAAAGCGCTTCTGCATATTCAAACAATTAGAGAACGTTTTGCGCAAACCTGCGAAAAGTATGGCGCGATATTAACGCATGATACGAAACTGATTTACGAAGGGTATCATATTCGCTCCAAGCATCCACTTATGAATATTTTTCAAAAAGCTGCCAAAAAACGCTCTTTAGAAACACATGAAATCCTGTTAGAAGGCGGAACTGATGCGAATGTATTAAATGAAAAGGGTGTCCCAACAATGCTCTTGTCGGCGGGATATGAAAATGCCCACACAGACAAAGAAACGATTTCCGTCAGGCAGTTAGAAAAACTTACACAGCTCGTGATTGACCTAGCAGAATCCGCCAAAAATGAGAAAATTTTACTCAGAAAGCTAAATTAA
- the gndA gene encoding NADP-dependent phosphogluconate dehydrogenase, with product MAKQEIGVIGMGVMGRNLALNIESRGHTVSIFNRSTEKTKAVMEENADKKLVPTYSLEEFVESLEVPRRILIMVKAGDATDMMIEAVKPFLNEGDILIDGGNAFFKDTIRRNKELSEEGFNFIGTGVSGGEEGALKGPSIMPGGQRKAYDLVAPILREIAAVADGEPCVTYIGPDGAGHYVKMVHNGIEYGDMQLIAEAYTILKEIGGLSHDELADVFEEWNNGELDSYLIEITKNILKVKDEETGKPIVDVILDKAGQKGTGKWTSQSALDLGVPLSLITESVFARYISALKDERVYASTVLNGPSNYHFEGDKKEFVESVRRALYFSKIASYAQGFAQMRAASEEYNWDLQYGEIAKIFRAGCIIRARFLQKITDAYNQDKNLKNLLLDPYFKDIAHNYQGDLRTVVAEAVKAGIPVPTFTAAISYYDSYRSEVLSANLIQAQRDYFGAHTYERIDKPGVFHTEWPQVED from the coding sequence ATGGCAAAACAAGAAATTGGCGTTATAGGAATGGGCGTTATGGGCCGCAACTTGGCTCTAAATATTGAAAGCCGCGGTCATACAGTATCTATTTTTAACCGTTCTACTGAAAAAACGAAAGCGGTTATGGAAGAAAATGCGGACAAAAAATTAGTACCAACTTATAGTTTAGAGGAATTTGTCGAATCTCTTGAAGTGCCTCGCCGTATCCTTATTATGGTAAAAGCTGGCGATGCTACAGATATGATGATTGAAGCAGTTAAACCTTTCTTAAACGAAGGCGATATTTTAATCGATGGTGGTAATGCATTCTTTAAAGATACGATTCGTCGTAATAAAGAACTAAGCGAAGAAGGATTTAACTTCATCGGAACTGGTGTATCAGGCGGAGAAGAAGGTGCACTTAAAGGCCCTTCCATCATGCCAGGTGGTCAACGCAAGGCATATGACCTTGTAGCCCCTATTTTACGTGAAATTGCTGCAGTAGCAGACGGAGAACCTTGTGTGACTTATATTGGTCCAGATGGTGCCGGACATTACGTTAAAATGGTGCATAACGGTATCGAATACGGCGATATGCAATTAATTGCAGAAGCTTACACGATTTTGAAAGAAATTGGTGGATTAAGCCACGATGAACTTGCTGATGTATTTGAAGAATGGAATAACGGCGAACTTGATAGCTATTTAATCGAGATCACTAAAAATATCCTAAAAGTAAAAGACGAAGAAACAGGCAAACCAATTGTTGATGTTATTCTTGATAAAGCTGGCCAAAAAGGAACTGGTAAATGGACAAGCCAAAGCGCACTTGACTTAGGTGTTCCACTTTCCTTAATTACAGAATCTGTATTTGCTCGTTATATCTCTGCACTTAAAGACGAACGCGTTTATGCAAGCACTGTTTTAAATGGTCCATCTAACTATCATTTTGAAGGCGACAAAAAAGAATTTGTTGAATCTGTTCGCCGCGCACTTTACTTCAGCAAAATCGCATCTTATGCACAAGGTTTTGCTCAAATGAGAGCTGCTAGCGAAGAGTACAACTGGGATTTACAATACGGCGAAATCGCGAAAATTTTCCGCGCTGGTTGTATTATCCGTGCTCGTTTCCTACAAAAAATTACAGATGCTTATAACCAAGATAAAAACCTTAAAAACTTGCTATTAGATCCTTATTTCAAAGATATCGCGCATAACTACCAAGGCGACCTTCGTACAGTTGTTGCAGAAGCAGTAAAAGCTGGAATTCCAGTGCCAACATTCACTGCAGCAATCAGCTACTACGACAGCTACCGTTCGGAAGTATTATCTGCAAATCTAATTCAAGCACAACGCGACTACTTTGGCGCTCATACGTATGAAAGAATCGACAAACCAGGCGTATTCCATACTGAATGGCCACAAGTAGAAGATTGA
- a CDS encoding response regulator transcription factor — protein sequence MNRILIVEDEKNLARFIELELQHENYETAVANDGRAGLELALNEEWDAILLDLMLPHLNGVEVCRRVRQVKQTPIIMITARDSVIDRVSGLDHGADDYIVKPFAIEELLARLRSLLRRVENAEQSAKQTTLQYRNLIVEKENRIVKRDEEIIDLTKREYELLLTLMENVNIVLTREVLLNKVWGYETEVETNVVDVYVRYLRNKIDHPDEESYIQTVRGTGYVMRT from the coding sequence ATGAATAGAATATTAATCGTAGAAGATGAAAAAAACTTAGCGCGCTTTATTGAATTAGAATTACAACATGAAAATTATGAAACGGCAGTCGCTAATGATGGTCGTGCTGGACTCGAACTTGCATTAAATGAAGAATGGGATGCAATTTTACTTGATTTAATGTTGCCGCATTTAAACGGTGTAGAAGTTTGCCGTCGTGTACGTCAAGTAAAACAAACACCTATTATTATGATAACCGCACGTGACTCTGTCATTGACCGTGTATCAGGACTTGACCACGGAGCAGATGATTATATCGTTAAACCTTTTGCGATTGAAGAATTACTAGCACGTCTTCGTTCGCTATTACGCCGAGTGGAAAATGCAGAGCAATCTGCTAAACAAACGACGCTTCAATACCGAAACTTAATCGTTGAAAAAGAAAATCGAATTGTTAAACGCGATGAAGAAATCATTGACTTAACCAAACGAGAGTACGAACTTTTACTTACATTAATGGAAAATGTCAATATCGTTTTAACACGAGAAGTGCTGCTCAATAAAGTTTGGGGCTATGAAACAGAAGTAGAAACGAATGTAGTAGATGTATACGTTCGTTACTTACGAAATAAAATTGATCATCCTGACGAAGAAAGTTACATCCAAACAGTTCGCGGGACAGGGTATGTGATGCGTACATGA
- a CDS encoding HAMP domain-containing sensor histidine kinase, with protein sequence MTTSPFSLKSRSLKFKWTFGASAAIFLTFFLFSYAIYQGIGQMLLNEEEPEVKELLLATTSTLTNQDLTDNEEIKYLFNNDKTVNRKLQDQVINLYDKDGHFINKYYFSRNQDITSIDFSQYFVSGTDKFIMNKPTIDGQKMMTAQMPIVADDNTTVIGYAQVVNPLTSYNRMMDRLLVTMILLGAVALFISGMLGYLLAQNFLNPLTRLARSMNDIRKNGFQKRIETQTNSRDEIGELTVVFNDMMTRIETSFEQQKQFVEDASHELRTPVQIMEGHLKLLTRWGKDDPAVLDESLNASLTELERMKKLVQEMLDLSRAEQISQTKELQITDVNATVEQVRRNFEVMYENFTFTLKEDDTDLRALIQHNHLEQILIIIMDNAVKYSGDGTEVDMHVYKEQKQIHIDVRDYGEGISQEEIDKIFNRFYRVDKARSREKGGNGLGLAIAKQLVEGYLGTINAVSEPDKGTTIKITLPYIEPKSK encoded by the coding sequence ATGACAACTAGCCCATTCTCCTTAAAAAGTCGTTCGTTGAAATTTAAATGGACTTTTGGAGCTAGTGCAGCGATTTTTCTAACATTTTTCTTATTTTCCTATGCGATTTATCAAGGGATTGGGCAAATGTTGCTAAATGAAGAAGAACCGGAAGTAAAAGAACTGCTTCTAGCGACAACAAGTACGTTAACAAATCAAGATTTAACCGACAATGAGGAAATTAAATATTTATTTAACAACGATAAAACCGTTAACCGCAAGTTGCAAGATCAGGTGATTAATCTCTATGATAAAGATGGCCATTTTATTAATAAGTATTATTTTTCTAGAAACCAAGATATCACTAGTATTGATTTTTCGCAGTATTTTGTTAGCGGCACGGATAAATTTATTATGAATAAACCAACGATTGATGGGCAGAAGATGATGACGGCGCAAATGCCGATTGTCGCGGACGATAATACGACCGTGATTGGTTATGCGCAAGTCGTAAACCCGCTCACTTCCTATAATCGGATGATGGATCGACTGCTTGTTACGATGATTTTACTCGGAGCAGTGGCGCTCTTTATTAGTGGAATGCTCGGCTACTTGTTAGCTCAAAACTTCTTGAACCCGCTCACTCGTTTAGCGCGCTCCATGAACGATATCCGTAAAAATGGTTTCCAAAAACGCATCGAAACGCAAACGAATTCTCGAGATGAAATCGGCGAATTGACCGTCGTCTTTAATGATATGATGACGCGCATCGAGACAAGTTTTGAACAGCAAAAACAATTTGTTGAGGATGCTTCCCATGAATTACGGACGCCTGTTCAAATTATGGAAGGCCATTTAAAACTACTGACTCGCTGGGGAAAAGATGATCCGGCGGTACTTGATGAATCATTAAATGCTTCTTTAACAGAACTCGAACGCATGAAAAAATTAGTACAAGAAATGCTTGACTTATCCAGAGCAGAACAAATTTCACAAACAAAAGAATTACAAATTACGGATGTAAATGCGACAGTGGAGCAAGTAAGACGTAATTTTGAAGTTATGTATGAGAATTTCACTTTTACTTTAAAAGAAGATGATACGGATTTACGAGCGCTTATTCAGCATAATCATTTAGAGCAAATCTTAATTATTATTATGGACAACGCCGTGAAGTATTCGGGTGATGGCACAGAAGTGGATATGCATGTTTATAAAGAACAAAAGCAAATCCATATCGATGTGCGTGATTACGGGGAAGGTATCTCACAAGAAGAAATTGACAAGATTTTTAATCGTTTCTATCGTGTAGATAAAGCTAGAAGCCGTGAAAAAGGCGGTAATGGTCTCGGACTTGCGATTGCTAAACAATTAGTCGAAGGATATTTAGGAACGATTAATGCTGTTAGCGAGCCAGATAAAGGCACAACCATCAAAATCACACTTCCATATATTGAACCAAAATCCAAATAG
- the yidC gene encoding membrane protein insertase YidC, whose translation MKKKNIILISVLLGALLLLTGCSMDPSQNTDGFFSTYLIQPFTSFIVTVAKFVGGNYGIAIIITTLLIRALIMPLNLRTAKAQMGMQSKMAVAKPEIDEIQARLKRATSKEEQATIQKEMMTVYSKYNINPMQMGCLPLLIQMPILMAFYYAIRGSSEIAEHTFLWFNLGTPDMVLAVIAGLVYLAQYFVSMIGYSPEQKKQMKIIGLMSPIMILFVSFTAPSALALYWAVGGLFLAGQTLLTKKLYMNKHPEIKVMEQEEKEFEQIVEEQKKEK comes from the coding sequence TTGAAAAAGAAAAATATTATTTTAATTAGCGTTTTACTCGGTGCTCTACTATTACTTACAGGTTGTAGTATGGACCCGTCACAAAATACAGATGGTTTTTTCAGCACTTACCTGATTCAACCATTTACTAGCTTCATTGTGACTGTTGCAAAGTTTGTTGGTGGTAATTACGGGATCGCGATTATTATTACAACGCTCCTTATCCGTGCGCTAATTATGCCGCTAAACTTACGTACTGCCAAAGCTCAAATGGGTATGCAATCGAAAATGGCTGTTGCTAAACCGGAAATCGACGAAATTCAAGCGCGTTTAAAACGTGCTACATCGAAAGAAGAACAAGCAACTATCCAAAAAGAAATGATGACTGTGTATTCCAAGTATAATATCAATCCAATGCAAATGGGTTGTTTACCACTACTTATTCAAATGCCGATTTTGATGGCGTTCTATTATGCGATTCGCGGTTCATCTGAAATTGCGGAACACACATTCTTATGGTTTAACCTAGGTACACCGGATATGGTGCTTGCGGTTATCGCCGGCCTTGTCTATCTAGCACAATATTTTGTTTCAATGATTGGTTATTCACCAGAACAAAAGAAACAAATGAAAATTATCGGTTTAATGTCACCAATTATGATTTTGTTCGTTTCCTTTACAGCTCCTTCTGCTCTAGCATTATACTGGGCTGTCGGCGGACTCTTCTTAGCAGGTCAAACATTACTAACGAAAAAACTTTACATGAATAAACATCCAGAAATTAAAGTAATGGAACAAGAAGAAAAAGAATTTGAACAAATCGTGGAAGAACAAAAGAAAGAAAAATAA
- a CDS encoding acylphosphatase — translation MARDTAILRVTGFVQGVGFRYTTKHVAYKYDISGTVKNLDDGSVEIHAIAEEENLNKFIDAIKKGPSPGCRIEHVYIYKGAPVEERKTFDIVY, via the coding sequence ATGGCTAGAGATACAGCGATTTTGAGAGTAACTGGATTTGTGCAGGGTGTTGGATTTCGTTACACCACAAAACATGTCGCTTACAAATACGATATTAGTGGAACAGTGAAAAATTTAGACGATGGTTCCGTTGAAATCCATGCAATTGCAGAAGAAGAAAACTTAAATAAATTTATCGATGCAATAAAAAAAGGACCTTCCCCCGGTTGCCGCATCGAGCATGTTTACATTTATAAAGGGGCGCCTGTAGAAGAACGAAAAACGTTTGATATCGTTTATTAA
- a CDS encoding DUF1033 family protein, with amino-acid sequence MTKWNVYLTKGEYEPWWFFEEWETSIQAEYSFSDKEAAFLKYQELAEDLLRNYPNHQTKKDCLLAAWNEEEVEYCEDCEDDIQTFHGLILFLDGEVYQPTPDERETIFKNVLTFA; translated from the coding sequence ATGACAAAATGGAATGTCTATCTAACTAAAGGAGAATACGAGCCTTGGTGGTTTTTCGAGGAGTGGGAAACATCCATTCAAGCAGAATATTCTTTTTCTGATAAAGAAGCAGCTTTTCTGAAGTACCAAGAATTAGCAGAGGACTTACTGCGGAATTATCCTAACCATCAAACAAAAAAAGATTGTTTGCTTGCTGCTTGGAACGAAGAAGAAGTGGAATATTGTGAGGACTGTGAAGATGATATTCAAACATTTCACGGGCTTATCTTATTTTTAGACGGGGAAGTATATCAACCAACTCCTGATGAGCGAGAAACAATTTTTAAAAATGTTTTAACGTTTGCTTGA
- the fni gene encoding type 2 isopentenyl-diphosphate Delta-isomerase, whose amino-acid sequence MQKNDDLLRERRKDEHVALGVKQNERLAPSSLEDIQLIGTSIPRYNVKDIDLTTTIFGTNVPFPFYINAMTGGSRHTKKINAELAEIAREVAIPMAVGSQSAALKNSSLIDTYKIVREINPNGVILANVSPEVAISDGLRAVEMLEANALQVHINPAQELVMQEGDRAFSHWLTRIEEYVKLSPVPVVVKEVGFGMTRETVKTLAEVGVETVDLAGKGGTNFAQIENDRRRDQAYDFLLDWGISTGQALIDMQHADAPKIAYLASGGIRNPLDIVKALALGADSVGMAGQIIYALKKDGTTKTIEKLELWKEQLRGLFVLADAKNIAELKTTPLIISGELANWGNLRGIDLIGLANRK is encoded by the coding sequence ATGCAGAAGAACGATGACCTATTAAGAGAACGTCGAAAAGACGAACACGTTGCTCTTGGCGTAAAACAAAATGAGCGGTTAGCGCCATCAAGTTTAGAAGATATCCAGCTAATCGGAACGTCTATCCCGCGCTATAATGTAAAAGATATTGATTTAACAACTACCATTTTTGGGACAAATGTTCCGTTCCCATTTTATATTAATGCGATGACAGGGGGCAGTCGGCATACGAAGAAGATCAATGCTGAACTTGCTGAAATAGCGCGTGAAGTAGCTATCCCAATGGCCGTTGGTTCGCAGTCTGCAGCTCTAAAAAATAGTTCACTCATAGATACGTATAAAATTGTGAGAGAAATTAATCCAAATGGCGTAATTTTAGCGAATGTCAGTCCAGAAGTGGCAATTTCAGACGGCTTGCGTGCAGTCGAAATGTTAGAGGCGAATGCCCTGCAAGTTCATATTAATCCGGCGCAAGAATTAGTTATGCAAGAAGGCGACCGAGCTTTCAGTCACTGGCTGACAAGAATAGAAGAGTATGTAAAACTTTCACCAGTACCAGTTGTTGTGAAAGAAGTTGGCTTTGGTATGACGAGAGAAACCGTTAAGACATTAGCTGAAGTTGGTGTAGAAACAGTCGATTTAGCTGGAAAAGGTGGAACGAATTTTGCGCAAATTGAAAACGATCGTCGCCGTGACCAAGCCTATGACTTTTTACTTGATTGGGGTATTTCGACAGGGCAAGCATTAATCGATATGCAACACGCCGATGCACCGAAGATAGCTTACTTAGCATCAGGTGGCATTCGAAATCCACTAGATATCGTGAAAGCTTTGGCACTTGGAGCAGATAGCGTTGGTATGGCTGGACAAATTATCTATGCACTAAAAAAAGACGGCACAACAAAAACCATCGAAAAACTCGAACTTTGGAAAGAACAGCTACGTGGCTTATTTGTTTTAGCGGATGCCAAAAATATCGCGGAACTAAAGACAACCCCGTTAATCATCAGTGGCGAACTTGCTAACTGGGGAAACTTACGTGGAATTGATTTAATCGGACTTGCGAATAGAAAATAA
- the trhO gene encoding oxygen-dependent tRNA uridine(34) hydroxylase TrhO: MSDYQVLLYYKYTTIDDPETFAKEHLAACKEMELKGRILVASEGINGTVSGTVEATNKYIEYMANDARFADMVFKIDAADSHAFKKMHVRPRTEIVSLSLEEDVNPLEVTGTYLEPAEFREALLDEETVILDARNDYEFDIGHFRGAVRPDIQNFRELPAWIEDNREQLADKKIVTYCTGGIRCEKFSGWLKTAGFDDVSQLHGGIATYGKNEETQGELWDGQMYVFDERIAVPINQVNPTIVGKDYFDGTPCERYINCANPYCNKQILASTQNEEKYLRSCSHDCRVHPANLYTKNLSKEEFTERLQAIDETLPEMVQ; the protein is encoded by the coding sequence ATGAGTGACTATCAAGTGTTGTTATATTACAAATACACAACGATTGATGATCCAGAAACTTTTGCAAAAGAGCATCTTGCGGCTTGCAAAGAAATGGAATTGAAAGGCCGGATTTTGGTGGCGTCTGAGGGGATTAATGGCACCGTTTCTGGAACAGTAGAAGCAACAAACAAGTATATCGAATACATGGCAAATGACGCTCGCTTCGCTGATATGGTTTTTAAAATTGATGCAGCTGACTCTCATGCGTTTAAGAAGATGCATGTTAGACCTCGTACTGAAATTGTTAGTTTAAGTTTAGAAGAAGATGTAAATCCGTTAGAAGTAACTGGGACTTACTTAGAACCAGCTGAGTTTCGGGAAGCCCTTTTGGACGAAGAAACAGTGATTTTAGATGCTCGAAACGATTATGAATTTGATATTGGTCATTTCCGCGGCGCTGTCCGTCCAGATATTCAAAATTTCCGCGAGTTGCCAGCTTGGATTGAAGATAATCGTGAGCAACTTGCAGACAAAAAAATCGTAACCTACTGTACTGGCGGCATTCGTTGTGAGAAATTTTCTGGTTGGTTAAAAACAGCTGGTTTTGACGATGTTAGTCAACTACACGGCGGGATTGCCACTTACGGCAAAAATGAAGAAACACAAGGAGAACTTTGGGACGGTCAAATGTACGTTTTTGATGAGCGGATCGCGGTTCCGATTAATCAAGTAAATCCTACCATTGTTGGGAAAGATTACTTTGACGGCACACCTTGCGAACGTTACATTAATTGTGCTAATCCGTACTGTAATAAGCAAATCCTTGCTTCTACACAAAACGAAGAAAAATATTTGCGTAGTTGTTCGCATGATTGCCGCGTTCATCCAGCAAATCTTTATACGAAAAATTTATCTAAAGAAGAATTCACAGAACGTCTTCAAGCAATTGATGAAACTTTACCAGAAATGGTTCAATAA
- a CDS encoding YitT family protein, which produces MSYVQINESFMEELALKKVKQERRKRLKWFVYKFLMITFGAILMGVGLELFLVNNRILDGGVVGISIIISQLTPLPLGVLTFVLNIPFFIIGYRKIGKVFALFTLYGIAVMSIVTLVLHDMDPVTDDLLLATVFGGMTLGLGVGLVIRNGGALDGTEIISIIINGRTPFSTGQIIMFINIVIFIIAGLVFNWDRAMYSLITYFLAYKVIDIVIQGVDESKSAFIISRYYEEIGAEIMEQLGKGVTYLDATGGYSGDVRKVVFVIVSRFEEVKVKAILDEIDPEAFLAVGGSMSEVRGGKLMNTKTPHL; this is translated from the coding sequence GTGAGCTATGTGCAAATAAATGAATCGTTTATGGAAGAACTAGCTTTAAAAAAAGTAAAACAAGAACGCAGAAAAAGGTTAAAGTGGTTTGTTTATAAATTTTTAATGATTACCTTTGGGGCGATTTTAATGGGGGTTGGGCTGGAGCTTTTCCTTGTAAATAACCGTATTTTAGATGGCGGGGTCGTGGGTATTTCTATTATTATTTCGCAACTAACACCGCTACCACTAGGGGTTTTGACCTTTGTACTTAATATCCCGTTTTTCATTATTGGTTACCGGAAAATCGGCAAGGTATTTGCGCTATTTACACTGTACGGGATTGCGGTCATGTCGATAGTGACACTCGTTTTACATGATATGGATCCAGTGACAGATGATTTGTTGCTAGCTACCGTATTTGGCGGGATGACGCTTGGCTTAGGCGTAGGGCTTGTTATTCGTAATGGTGGGGCGCTAGACGGGACTGAAATTATTTCGATTATCATCAACGGTCGGACGCCATTTTCAACGGGGCAAATTATTATGTTTATTAATATCGTCATTTTTATCATTGCAGGGCTTGTGTTCAACTGGGACCGAGCGATGTATTCATTAATTACATATTTCCTAGCATATAAAGTGATTGATATTGTTATTCAAGGTGTAGATGAATCGAAAAGTGCTTTTATTATTAGTCGCTATTACGAGGAAATCGGTGCAGAAATTATGGAACAACTTGGTAAAGGGGTCACATACTTAGACGCAACTGGCGGATATTCCGGCGATGTAAGAAAAGTAGTTTTCGTTATCGTCTCAAGATTTGAAGAAGTAAAAGTGAAAGCAATTCTGGACGAAATTGATCCAGAGGCATTCTTAGCAGTCGGAGGAAGTATGTCAGAAGTCCGTGGCGGAAAGCTAATGAACACGAAAACACCACACCTATAA